The DNA window aaaattgaaaattgaaaattgaaaattgaaaattgaaaattgaaaattgaaaattgaaaattgaaaattgaaaattgaaaattgaaaattgaaaattgaaaattgaaaattgaaaattgaaaattgaaaattgaaaattgaaaattgaaaattgaaaattgaaaattgaaaattgaaaattgaaaattgaaaattgaaaattgaaaattgaaaattgaaaattgaaaattgaaaattgaaaattgaaaattgaaaattgaaaattgaaaattgaaaattgaaaattgaaaattgaaaattgaaaattgaaaattgaaaattgaaaattgaaaattgaaaattgaaaattgaaaattgaaaattgaaaattgaaaattgaaaattgaaaattgaaaattgaaaattgaaaattgaaaattgaaaattgaaaattgaaaattgaaaattgaaaattgaaaattgaaaattgaaaattgaaaattgaaaattgaaaattgaaaattgaaaattgaaaattgaaaattgaaaattgaaaattgaaaattgaaaattgaaaattgaaaattgaaaattgaaaattgaaaattgaaaattgaaaattgaaaattgaaaattgaaaattgaaaattgaaaattgaaaattgaaaattgaaaattgaaaattgaaaattgaaaattgaaaattgaaaattgaaaattgaaaattgaaaattgaaaattgaaaattgaaaattgaaaattgaaaattgaaaattgaaaattgaaaattgaaaattgaaaattgaaaattgaaaattgaaaattgaaaattgaaaattgaaaattgaaaattgaaaattgaaaattgaaaattgaaaattgaaaattgaaaattgaaaattgaaaattgaaaattgaaaattgaaaattgaaaattgaaaattgaaaattgaaaattgaaaattgaaaattgaaaattgaaaattgaaaattgaaaattgaaaattgaaaattgaaaattgaaaattgaaaattgaaaattgaaaattgaaaattgaaaattgaaaattgaaaattgaaaattgaaaattgaaaattgaaaattgaaaattgaaaattgaaaattgaaaattgaaaattgaaaattgaaaattgaaaattgaaaattgaaaattgaaaattgaaaattgaaaattgaaaattgaaaattgaaaattgaaaattgaaaattgaaaattgaagatTGAAGATTGaagattgaaaattgaaaattgaaaattgaagatTGAAGATTGAAGATTGAAGATTGAAGATTGAAGATTGAAAATTGAAGATTGAAGATTGaagattgaaaattgaaaattgaaaattgaagatTGAAGATTGAAGATTGAAGATTGAAGATTGAAGATTGAAGATTGAAGATTGAAGATTGaagattgaaaattgaaaattgcaattgagcttcgaaaaatgaacTTTGAAAATCGAACTTCGAATACCGAAATTCGAAAATTGAAAACGTTAAATTAAAATTCGAAAGTTGAAAACTCAAGATTGTGAAAATAGGAAATCGAGCTTTGAAATCGAACttcgaaaatcgaaattcaAAAATCGTACTTCAAAAAAACGAATTTCGGAAATTGAAAACATATAATTGGAAAtcgaaaattgtaaaaattgaaaattgtgaaaattaaaGGTTTTGAAAAtagtgaaaatttaaaattgtgaAAACAGAAAATTGTGGAAATTGAAGATAGAACTTCGAAAATcgaatttcgaaaaatgaacTTCGAAAGTAAAACCTCTAAAATCAAACTTCGaaaatcaaactttaaaaatcgagcttcgaaaatagaatttcgaaaattgcaAATTGATTATTGagaattgaaaactgaaaatttaactttgaaaTTCGAACTTCGAAAATCAAACTTCCAATATCCAAATTCGAAAACGCAGGCcgcatatactactgcgcactccacaagtatcacgagaGGAAgacatttgttagtaagtatagaagttggactctacttcttctttaccgacgccagagaggtgactccactgtctggacgagatatcgatccatcaactcatggaccggggaccaacggctttacttcccttccgaaggaagacgtgaccacagatacTAGAGgttcattagttctcatgttaattatccaccaatcattatgactactcaggatttgatttatataagaagcccgcttcaagatgttgattacaatacgcctcgatagtggtgtatcgaggatgccgggagggctgatatgagccttttttctgttctatacctttcatAATCTACaatgagaaaggatgtgctatgtgtggtggttggctattcaagtattagtaatgtttgaagtactaatgtatgtctttcttgtgatgatcataatttcagctgtatcttgtacctatctaatctattatgtctctcatatattgtcttttatttcgtcttttcgagtcctatactgccattctacacccgccttcagctgggtcagcaaagatggtgataatgaacgtcttaacactcacacattctcaaatgcggtctcaagcgggaacctacaaaaatgtcctcgcgcacgcgattacgaatcggtcacatccggaagtctatccttgatcctagaagcctaggtccatgccttcagttggaccaattaagaaaatacgatCATACGTATCagacaacacgtttcatggcgacatgaccgggaacccaagcgatataagggatcccactctctgccagaattttaACCGCACCGAAGATGTAATATCAGGtttcaatcctatctcgttggccgtcaactcagtgtgaacataggtgatgcatactccaaactgttctccgcaacgactggtattccgcaaggaagtcatctcggtccattaatattcactctctatttcaacgatgtaaactatcagctgaaaggaccacggttgtcgtatgcagatgatctaaaaattttcaacagaattaggagccgatcggacgcacaatatttgcagcagcaattcgacactttcagcagatggtgtgaaaacaaccgaatgattctgaatccggcgaaatgttctgtgatatctttcaccagaaaaaaagatcccattgagtttgaatataacttgtctagagctcttgtttcccgggtgagctgcgttgaggatcttggagtgctgttagattcgaaacttacatttaagaatcacatttcgtatgttgttggtaaagcatcgcgaagcctgggcttcatttttcgtacggctaaatcctttacagacatttactgtctcaaaagcctatactgctctttagtgcgctctacgctggagtattgttcggcggtctggaacccgaattacatgaacagcagcgatcgaattgaaggcgttcaacgaaaatttatacggtatgctcttcaacgcctgccttggcgcgatcctgttcgtctaccaagctacgagagtcggtgtcaactcatccagctcgatactctccagcgtcgtagagaaactgcaagagccttattcatctctgatcttctgtcaggacgcatcgattctccagatttactagagcgagttaacatccaagcaaggtccagaacgttacgcggaaacgttcttctgagagtgccgtttcgacgaactattcaaacagctaatgccgctatcacgggactacaacgcctcttcaatcgtgtgtcgcacttgttcgactttcatttgtctcgaatatcattgagaaatcgattcctgcagttttttagatgtaattagtttaagtttccatcattggggccgagtacggcctgttgatgtgcgtgataaataaataaataaatcagacTCACGATTCTCGCGactattcaagaacacacgcaaatttgttataaaatcacgtcagcatacaaacgttagagcccctcgcgattttccaagcaacctacgcccatgaactcgcaaacatgattgcatcccggtgataaggtgaacgtcttaGCACTCGTAAACTCACCAACgtgatctcaagcgtcaacctacaaactctcGCGCTTGCGCAAGCATGAATCGGgagcgtccggaagtctctatattcggtaccaacagtctaggtccaaaaaaaaaaaaaaatgaaaaattaagaaaaaaaataactcccatatccactagacaaaacgttccatggcgacatgaccgggaactctagcgatgtggggtaactcactccctgtcagaacgtgatccgtacaccgaaagctaaatatcaaaatgacggtccgccgcagggtttcaaaatcgaatttatacacgcgaagtcacatacacgcgagcacacgcgacaaacacgtcaacatacgaacgcttaagcccttcgcgatcatctacgcacacctattcCCGCGCGATCGCTCAAACTTGATAACACaccggtaattatgtgaacgttttagtacttacgaagttacaaacgcggtttcAAGCCTGTCtcatctgcaaattgtagtatgtgattctgacgaggagcccttccgagaacctagctctacagttccagtaggacaacactcgaaaaaaatgaaatgaagttCATGGTATGAATAATGCacatttctaacccgaaaataCGAGCATAACGTTTAAATCTCTACAATAAagaaagccttgcgattatttttatatattttttaattatgcctatcgtccattatgcctaccgtacttatgcctaacgtatttatgcctaacgtcgcgcACCTGCTAGCATTCTTGACTAAAACGGCCACGCGATCAAATACGTTAACACTGAAATGCTTgtgcccttcgcgataatataAATCTGTAAACGCATGCAAACGAACAATCGGCATCAACCGCACGTAGGTGTTTGCCCGCGATCTCACTCGCATAAAACACTCCGATGATCAAGTTAATATGTTAGCACTTACGAATCAATTAAAAGCTATCTCAAGTGCGATTATTCTAGCGCCCGTTCCCGTACTATGATGAATCGATCACGTGCGGGAGCCTCTACCTTTGGTCCTCCTAGCAGCCCAGTTGCATCTTcgtctaaaaaaaatcaaatcatataCAATACATATCTCGGGACGTCCCTAGCAATATGGGGAAACTCATTCCCTTTCACATCTGAATCGTATGCTAAAAACCGCGGTTCTCGCGAAAGTGAAAGGTCCACACGAATCTCCTGAGCAAATTGCCATGTGTTAAAACACCATAAATCCCTTTAAAAAGACCATTAATATAGTCCGTGCCAAAATATTGGTTTTATATAGTATCTACCaaaccatggtgatggtgtttacATGGCTTGATCCCATTTAAAACACTATCAATACACCATACAGTAGGGGTGAAATTGGACCATGACCCTGAGGATATTATAGACTTTTCATTTGCTCGAGATGCAAGTGGTAACATGGTTATACAAACGAATATggacacgcgaagttacatacacgctgtCGCGATTCAACCCGTCTACATTCAatcgttcgagctctgcgcgaTAATACAACTGTGATCGCAAACACGAACAATCATCCAATCAAGGATCAGACTCGGGTTCCAGAATGAACATTCAAGAACCCACTAGAACATGCGAATGGTCACACGGTTATATAATCTTATTTATACATATAAAGTTTCATATAGGTTAGCACACGCAACGTACAAAAGTCTACACTGTAACATACAAACCCTCGAGcttttcgcgatcatccatccACACATCGTCTCGCGATCTCGTAAACGTGAAAACGCCCAGGTGATCAAAGAAACGTTTTAGTTCTTATAAATTtctaaacgcggtctcaaatgcgtacatataaacgctcgtttCCGAGCGATCATGAAATCTTTACGCCCCCACATATGAACCATACACTTAATATCACAATAACAAACTCTGCTCACTCTTGTCGTAAGTTATTTTGACAGAGCTCAAGTTGTATCACTCTCAAAAAGAGTCATTCAGTCTTTTTCGAGTTAGGAAAATTTCTAACCTAATTCGCGGGtgaggaatcgaacccaggcaGCCTATGTACACAAGGCCATCCACTTATCCACTTACGCTATGTCCGTCTCATGTCTTCCTTAGCTTTGACCtccgtagtgcctgcttcataattgctAAGTTTTCTTCGATGGACCTTAGTTCCGGTGCGTCGGGAGGGGGGTTCATATCCATATCCTGGGGTGCGATgtgaccccgttggcttcgtaccactccaggacaacatttgaatagtatcACGAAGCTAGATTCGGCCAGACGATCGTAGGGCTCTTGTGTTGCTTCGGCAGAGGAAGCAGACGGATTTCTGTAGACACTGTTTGgggtagatctccccgtttccagtcccggtagtcacgaacggcgtACTCATCTATTTATTGTGAAACAGtaaaagtttctgcttccttacttcctccggatcATCAAATTTGTGCGGGGTGGTGAGGAACAGTAGCTCTGAaagctgccggaagtccgccttgacgtaagtctcataATCTATGATGAGACAATGTGGCTTCGTCAGCATttgggtgtacagtttccgggtCCGTGACGTTCCCCCCCGTGTTTTGCCGTTCATCATGATGTGGATCTTTCTGCACATTGTAcgtccttggctctctgaacgaaataCTTGGACTGATTCAACTTTTTAGCCACATCCCTGGCCGAAGCcttgggattccgcttaaagaatttcactacacgcttccgagttgttttccgatgtcccgatgaggATTTTCtaggtgcttgcgcaaaatcaatcGTTGCTTTTCCGGTGACACTATTTTTCCCAATttacgataaaaatacagtgtaaacaatacactctaaactgcctcgatccaaattttcaagagaaatgaGTTATTTTTTACAGCGTTTTTGCGACGTTACATACGCGCTAGCACACGTGAAATGTAAACGCCCACGCGcttgaacacgttaacgtacaaacgctcgatcccttcgcgatgatacacgcgatcgtgaagtccctacgcccgcccATATCTGAACCGTGCAATGAgcatatcacattcagaatcacggcacCGCTGCAATTggttttaagcagtgttttagtgggtgacatttcccgtctcgtctgcaattgtgagtgagtgattctgacgggaagCCTTGGCCGAGACACTTGCTCTGTAGTTCCAGTAGGATAActctcaaaaaaataaaaatacaaggaGTCCAACTCCAACGCTTTTCTAAAAATTCCTTATTTCGaagagtttaattttttatctttaaACTAGAGTCAATTTTCTAGAGCAGAAGCGtagattttaaacgaattttGAATCCTTGAAATTAGCACAGTCGAGAAACTAAGGTTGAAACATTTATACAAGAAGTCCAATTCCGTGTTTTTGCTAATAAATCCGCTATCTACAAACAATTTGATATGAAGGATAGGTTTCCAACTCAATACatatacagtgaagactcgattttatcagcccccgattttatctacccccgatatcagctttttgacctgattttatcagcttcatatgaaaattaatagatggtagtttgatggactctagcagacaaaccaaattgaattcgagcaaatcctttcttgaccatatttttcttatcttagataatatgcaatttttttttaattttgcactgtaagggaagtttaagctaaataatcaggaaaggttatgggGCCATATCTAGGAACTAAAgaggaatattttaagagcttcggtttcttaaaagaaaaaaaaatatatatcccGATTTGATCAATGTCCCGGTTTTATCAgtaattcaccaaggggcttataaaacgggtcttcactgtatcgtagattcaaaataacaaaatctGGTTAAATACTGTTGCTATAAATAGTGATCCAGTCAGTTACACAGAttagattagcttttctaggcaatactcctacAGCGAGCGCAATACTTCTACAGGTTACTcccggtagccggctgcccaaaattaaagaaaaaactcaaaaactaaataaatgtatttacaCTACTAACATCTCCCCATCTGTCTGTCGATCTAAATAGCGAGTTGAATTCGTTAGTGGGTGGTAATCGGAATGGCAAATCAAGAATGTGTAGGGGGTCCCCGGGCAGAGTTTGGGCTCTGTTGGTGGGCACGGTAAGTCGATCGGTGTTCGAGGGATTCCACCCGTTGAGAGTTGCCGGGAAAAGCCTTTGTGGTTTCGGGGGTAAAGTTTGTATTTTTGACGCCGGATGTTTTGGAGATGAGTGGGGGATCCGGTGTCGTCTCGAagggaatattttttttgtagatGCTTTTTTGGAAATTGGGCGGTTTTTGGGTTAGAAAGGGGGTGAGGGGGTGGGATAGGGTTTTGAGGTGCATCTTTTGATTTTGTTGTGCCAATGACATCAGGAAAAGGTTAAAGACTGCATTTCTGAATGGCTCTGAGATTTGATGGGTCCCGAAGGGGCAACTTTTAGGGAATTTTCTTCGGGACGAATGGATTTCTGATGATCGCTCGCAGTGTGATGTTTTCTGACTTTAAACGATTTGCGGAACCACTTGATCGTGTCCGATTGGGTTCGGGTTAAGCGTAGGAACATTTTTAGAATGATCTTACTTTTGAGGTGTGTTCGTTACGAAAATTAAGGAGGACCATTTTTTGACTCGCTACTGTATATCACTCATGCATATCTACTCCCGCTACCTCGCAAACATAAAACACCCCAGTGATTAAATTAACGTGTGGGCACATACGAATTTATAAGCGCGGTCTCAAGCGAAAGTATAGAAACGGCCATTCATCTAACGCCCAGATCCGGATGTCTCAGCCCTCGGTCTTGGCAGCCTAGGTACATACCTTCAATAGGATCGCCCTAAAAAACTGTTTAATTGCGGCCGCGTGAGCACTCCAACGCCAACTGGAATATGCAAATGATGCGAAGTTGCATACACGTGACATATAAACGCTCACACGATGAAACAccacaacatacaaacgctcattTCTTTCGCGGTAATATAAACCTGGTCGCAAACGCAAACATGCAGTAGCGATCATCTGTTTGAGTCTGTAATACTCTACTAGCATCTAAACCGTAAGCTCTaaaactaaaattcaaaatattcaaaacttCTAGCGAAAATAAAAATGACCACACAGCTTTACTAACAAAATTATTAACGTTACATACAAGCTAACAAACACGCCAAACAAACCCtacgcgatcaaacacgttagcatgcaaacgctcgagcccttattgaacaaacctggtcacaaacgcaaaCATGCAATCGCGGAACAAAGTGCGCCCACTAAGGGATCGACTTTACACAAACTTGTATAAGACCTACAACTTCGCAAGGTGGAACAGTTAATAATGGTTGAAATAAAGCTTGATCTTTCAACTGCATCATACTAGGAATGTGGTATTGATAACGTTCGATTCGATGCAGAACACTGTATAGTGCTGAACATTATGCAACACGACAGCATTAAAacccgtatatatatatatatattgacaaTGATATTACTGAAATTCGCCTACATTATTTGGCACAGCGTCCCACCTCCGAGTATGTCTAAATATGACGAAAAAGTGGAATCCGTTATAAATGACACCAGGAGAAATAGGTTAGAATGCAGCTGAACCAACCAATTCCTTCTTATTTTGTCCTTTGAATGCAATACATCTCAAGGTATCACCAACATTCAAAGAACGCTATGCACATATCCTAGACAGACATCTCAATATTTTGTTCATGTTCATGAAAAactaatgtcgtttttgcttgaagcgaaactgtgtcagtttctaaccccaactgctgtcaaaatgtatgaactgacagcggttggggttagaacctgactcagtttcgggttcaagcaaaaacgccatGAGAGAGCTTTTCCAAATTAAAGTTCGCTTGCAAGCCCCTTCGTAAACTAGGCTTCCTCGAGCAAACACCGCATCATTGTTGGGGCACGCGGTAGTGACGAAATCACCAGCTAGATCCCATCAATTCCCTCGACGATGACCGTTATCACTCGGCACACCAGGCCTATATGTACTCGTTTGATTCCCGTCACTCGACCGACCAACCTTACCGCTACTTTGCTCGGTCCCAGCAAAACCAGCCAAACCGTTACAAAGTAGCACCAGTTCGGTTCGGTTACACTGAGGCGCTCTACCCGCACAGAAACACACACACGTAGACAAAACACTCTTAAATCAGCCACTGAATCCCGCTCATCGCCATGATTACAAAATGCGGGCGTGCGCGCGCAAAAAAAAGCAGAACTGCATTCACTGCACTCCCTACCACCGCGATCAGCCGCAGACGAAAATGCGGGAACCGAGAGAAGCGCTGGAAAACGTTATTAAATCATAATAATGATATTAATCTATTGCGCCTGCCTGAGGCGCGCGGCGAATTACAACAACGGCGTTTGATCGCTGGAAGCGTAGCGCCCGTTGTTTAAAGCCCGTGAGAGGGAAATTCCGGGTATAGCGTGTAGAAACTAGACCGAATGCCGGTATAATTTGAAGCAGTGGTGTTATTGGAAAACCAAACTTAGCATGTAACTCGTAATTAACACACcaaaactaatttctttgttttttatCTGTTTCAGGCACAGCGAGCTGAGAATACGGTCATGCAGGCGCTAGAATCACTCAACGACAGTCAGGTGAACGATTTTCTCAGCGGCAAATCGCCCCTGAACCTAAGCGTTCGTCTCGGAGACCACATGATGTTGATTCAGCTACAGCTGAGTACCCTGAACTCATCGTCCCAGAACGGAAACCGTTCGAAGACTCATAAGTCAAGGACTATCACTGCTTCTGCGGGAAACGCCACACCCGGGACAAGCTCCAACGTGATACAAgcttcgtcgtcgtcgtcgtcgtcccgAAGTCATAGTAGTAGAACCACACTTCCGATTAGCTTTCGTAGGGTGATGGCATCCGACAGTATCATACCTGTCGCTCAACCTATTGTGGATCACGTGCGAGAGGCACACACCTTAACCAAGCAAGAAATTGATAGCATTCATAGTATAGTTAAAAATTTGACCGAAAGTGAAAACGCTACGATAGCAACTATCGCGCCTGCGAGCGATAACTCGATGGATTCCGATTCGGCTCCTAGAAACTCGATTTCCGAATCCCCTATCAAATCGTTATCCAATCTAGTATCTAGTTCCATCAATACAATACCACCAGCGTGTAACAATAACTCACTACCAAGTTGCCCTGCATCACCTTGCGCTGACCCAATCAGCGCAAATCTTACCTCGTGCTTGTGCAGAAGTCTCGACAACAACGATAACAATTCCTGTGAACCAAACTGCCTGACGCGCATTCCTGAACCACAACAGCCATCAACATCCGCCACGACCCTGCATCGAACCGCTTACAATCCTATAGCGCGCCACAAGACGAAAGTTCAGACGCTAAGAAAACACACCAGCTTCAATGGTTCTACCTTGCCGAAGCCCGAGCAGGAAGTTGCCCAACCAGCTGCCTCACAGTCAGCTCCTAACTCACCACAACGCTTAAATCATCCTCAACTGCCGCACAGTCGTGGTCACCACTACCAGCAGCAGCATCACCTTCTGCAACAATCACAGTCTCAGCTAAATCCACAGCCTGGTACGAGCAGTACTCAATCACGTGTTCCGACCACCGACCCGAACAGCACTGAAAATCCAGCGCTAGCCGAAGCATCTCGCAATCTAACACAAACCCTCCGGAAACTATCCAAACGTGTTTTCACCAATAAAACCAACGACGCATCATCGCAGGATGCAGCGGCGCGGAATGCCAACTCCGGAGCCGTAATAGAGTCAATGAAACACCACGGGAAGGGTATCTACTCCGGAACTTTCTCCGGTACACTGAATCCCGCCCTGCAGGACAAATTTGGCCGACCGAAGCGGGATATTTCCACCATTATCCACATCCTGAACGACCTGCTGAGTGCGGCTCCGCAATGTGCTCGCTCTGGTACTAAGATTTATTTTGAACCATCACAGACAACCGCGGCAGCAGCAGCGGTGGCGGCCGCCACTGCTGGCGCCACGTCCGGGGTAAATGTCACAAATCCCACCAG is part of the Topomyia yanbarensis strain Yona2022 chromosome 1, ASM3024719v1, whole genome shotgun sequence genome and encodes:
- the LOC131684034 gene encoding midnolin homolog isoform X1; the encoded protein is MDKSGGGDPREGASSSSTPPTTSSSSSTPPGPAPGCGSNADGSSAGINSLTLNVTTTTGGSFSVTVDSENSVENLKKIISKKLKVSKDRICLLHRERELNDGTLRENGLMDGSKLILTPNVETGLLAQRAENTVMQALESLNDSQVNDFLSGKSPLNLSVRLGDHMMLIQLQLSTLNSSSQNGNRSKTHKSRTITASAGNATPGTSSNVIQASSSSSSSRSHSSRTTLPISFRRVMASDSIIPVAQPIVDHVREAHTLTKQEIDSIHSIVKNLTESENATIATIAPASDNSMDSDSAPRNSISESPIKSLSNLVSSSINTIPPACNNNSLPSCPASPCADPISANLTSCLCRSLDNNDNNSCEPNCLTRIPEPQQPSTSATTLHRTAYNPIARHKTKVQTLRKHTSFNGSTLPKPEQEVAQPAASQSAPNSPQRLNHPQLPHSRGHHYQQQHHLLQQSQSQLNPQPGTSSTQSRVPTTDPNSTENPALAEASRNLTQTLRKLSKRVFTNKTNDASSQDAAARNANSGAVIESMKHHGKGIYSGTFSGTLNPALQDKFGRPKRDISTIIHILNDLLSAAPQCARSGTKIYFEPSQTTAAAAAVAAATAGATSGVNVTNPTSAASSSSRGSNNFQTTVAMTPSTPSTNSSSSSSSSRNSFTTPVVAPSPRLVTRCVPTPIQTKKFPSNGTTITISGPSSADCILCKSLVASIPSTSSATYGRCQHHQKVAVPKVLCKCGLPLTPTAGPSSSGSSNIYHCQRCAAISAAELENSKTKSKLDNLRLIMQQKKERREARKQKCAPYSMTPPSTLAFPPSAQQLLAGGSGSTLEPVRTAHLTQLTVPTTNTTANGIEMMDVAATAAAAAAAAAVVESESTAAAANETTDITASSQETTDSTHTSINSSNNNAATATATATTTTTSATAAAAAAAATTSAATSSEAAQNTHQLVEEVDTVA
- the LOC131684034 gene encoding midnolin homolog isoform X2 codes for the protein MDGSKLILTPNVETGLLAQRAENTVMQALESLNDSQVNDFLSGKSPLNLSVRLGDHMMLIQLQLSTLNSSSQNGNRSKTHKSRTITASAGNATPGTSSNVIQASSSSSSSRSHSSRTTLPISFRRVMASDSIIPVAQPIVDHVREAHTLTKQEIDSIHSIVKNLTESENATIATIAPASDNSMDSDSAPRNSISESPIKSLSNLVSSSINTIPPACNNNSLPSCPASPCADPISANLTSCLCRSLDNNDNNSCEPNCLTRIPEPQQPSTSATTLHRTAYNPIARHKTKVQTLRKHTSFNGSTLPKPEQEVAQPAASQSAPNSPQRLNHPQLPHSRGHHYQQQHHLLQQSQSQLNPQPGTSSTQSRVPTTDPNSTENPALAEASRNLTQTLRKLSKRVFTNKTNDASSQDAAARNANSGAVIESMKHHGKGIYSGTFSGTLNPALQDKFGRPKRDISTIIHILNDLLSAAPQCARSGTKIYFEPSQTTAAAAAVAAATAGATSGVNVTNPTSAASSSSRGSNNFQTTVAMTPSTPSTNSSSSSSSSRNSFTTPVVAPSPRLVTRCVPTPIQTKKFPSNGTTITISGPSSADCILCKSLVASIPSTSSATYGRCQHHQKVAVPKVLCKCGLPLTPTAGPSSSGSSNIYHCQRCAAISAAELENSKTKSKLDNLRLIMQQKKERREARKQKCAPYSMTPPSTLAFPPSAQQLLAGGSGSTLEPVRTAHLTQLTVPTTNTTANGIEMMDVAATAAAAAAAAAVVESESTAAAANETTDITASSQETTDSTHTSINSSNNNAATATATATTTTTSATAAAAAAAATTSAATSSEAAQNTHQLVEEVDTVA